In Massilia violaceinigra, one DNA window encodes the following:
- a CDS encoding calcium-binding protein, translated as MSGGSGSDIFYFVYGKHAEHVVIDDFQAGIGGDQLDMSWVPDGLDNPFGAAGYLRLVQSGNDTLLQVDEDGAAGTVESFHTIATLRGILATTVHAANVVRGSSPDGTEGTRYVVGTTGNDVLTFGGRQDTIFGGLGNDTIASGSGNDELNGGEGNDLLDGEYGDDLLVGGTGNDILNGGRGNDKLFGADGDDILTGGDGSDTLSGGNGNDQLTTRFGDTILDGGAGDDTLDGGFSNTQMNGGNGNDYLKIYSYTDSGLFGGNGRDILHISVAEGRVVASGGADDDTIILRRDMVASTVVNASGGTGVDTYEMQGAGRTGSLIVKDFSAGAGGDRIDLKALFTTSMPGGDPLAAGIVRFLQSGTSTLVEFDRDGAAGADTAYTLMTLQNVVASTLTADNLIYAKAPAAAVMAPVQLVGLAPHPVGDIHAG; from the coding sequence ATGTCGGGTGGCAGCGGGAGCGATATTTTCTATTTCGTTTACGGCAAACACGCCGAGCATGTGGTGATCGACGATTTCCAGGCCGGTATCGGCGGCGACCAGCTGGACATGTCCTGGGTGCCCGACGGTCTCGATAATCCATTCGGCGCCGCCGGCTACCTGCGCCTTGTCCAGAGCGGAAACGACACCTTGCTTCAGGTGGACGAGGACGGCGCCGCCGGCACCGTAGAGAGTTTTCATACGATCGCGACCCTGCGCGGGATCCTGGCCACGACCGTCCATGCCGCCAACGTCGTGCGAGGCAGCAGTCCCGATGGCACGGAAGGCACCCGGTATGTCGTGGGCACCACCGGCAATGACGTGCTCACCTTCGGCGGCCGTCAAGACACGATCTTCGGCGGCCTTGGCAACGACACCATCGCCAGCGGCTCCGGCAACGACGAGTTGAACGGCGGCGAGGGTAACGACCTGCTCGACGGCGAGTATGGCGACGACCTTCTGGTTGGCGGCACCGGCAATGACATCCTGAATGGCGGCCGTGGAAATGACAAACTGTTCGGCGCCGATGGCGACGACATCCTCACCGGTGGCGACGGTTCCGACACGCTCTCTGGCGGCAATGGCAACGACCAGCTGACGACGCGTTTCGGCGACACCATCCTCGACGGCGGCGCGGGTGACGACACCCTGGACGGCGGATTCAGCAATACCCAGATGAATGGCGGCAACGGCAATGACTATCTGAAAATTTACTCCTATACCGATAGCGGCCTGTTTGGCGGTAACGGACGCGACATTCTGCACATCAGCGTCGCGGAGGGGCGCGTGGTGGCGTCGGGCGGGGCCGACGACGATACCATCATCCTGCGCCGCGATATGGTGGCAAGCACCGTCGTCAACGCGAGCGGCGGAACGGGCGTCGATACGTACGAAATGCAGGGCGCAGGCCGTACCGGCAGCCTGATCGTGAAGGATTTCAGCGCCGGCGCCGGTGGCGACCGCATCGACCTGAAGGCCTTGTTCACGACGTCCATGCCGGGCGGCGACCCGCTGGCGGCGGGCATCGTCCGCTTCCTGCAAAGCGGCACCTCGACCCTGGTGGAGTTCGACCGCGATGGCGCGGCGGGCGCCGACACGGCTTATACGCTGATGACCCTGCAAAACGTCGTGGCGAGCACGCTGACCGCCGATAATCTCATTTACGCCAAAGCTCCGGCCGCCGCTGTCATGGCGCCGGTGCAACTGGTGGGCCTGGCGCCGCACCCCGTGGGCGATATCCACGCCGGCTAA
- a CDS encoding calcium-binding protein, with product MTISPSTMLARAALAPTHRANASVVQGVSPAAGLKLTGTDGADQLSGDVLDDHINGLGGDDTLSGLAGKDTLWGAAGNDVLSGGDGRDKLDGGDGNDTLDGGEGDDNLVEWSGDNLLSGGAGNDVILGGTGNDTLDGGAGDDIITVGVTTSPSTATVSVSVAGGAGNDVI from the coding sequence ATGACGATTTCCCCTTCCACGATGCTGGCCCGTGCCGCGCTCGCTCCGACTCACCGCGCCAACGCCAGCGTTGTCCAGGGTGTCAGCCCGGCCGCGGGCCTGAAGTTGACCGGCACCGACGGCGCCGATCAACTGAGCGGCGATGTGCTCGATGACCACATCAATGGACTGGGCGGCGACGACACCCTCTCTGGTCTGGCGGGCAAGGATACCCTGTGGGGCGCCGCTGGCAACGATGTTCTCAGCGGCGGCGACGGCCGCGATAAGCTCGACGGTGGCGACGGCAATGACACGCTCGACGGGGGCGAGGGCGATGACAATCTGGTCGAGTGGAGCGGGGACAATCTGCTCAGCGGAGGCGCGGGCAACGACGTTATCCTCGGCGGGACCGGTAATGACACGCTCGACGGCGGCGCTGGCGACGACATCATCACCGTCGGGGTGACGACCTCGCCCTCGACGGCGACGGTGAGCGTCAGCGTCGCTGGTGGCGCGGGCAATGATGTCATCTGA
- a CDS encoding type I secretion C-terminal target domain-containing protein, with amino-acid sequence MTVKDFSAGAGGDRIDVTALFTASTPGGDPMAAGIVRFLQSGTATLVQFDRDGPAGADSAYTLMTLQNVVAGNLTPDNLIYAKSAAAASIAPVELVGLVSQAPEYVHAS; translated from the coding sequence GTGACGGTCAAGGACTTCAGCGCGGGCGCTGGCGGCGACCGCATCGACGTGACGGCCTTGTTCACGGCGTCCACGCCGGGCGGCGACCCGATGGCAGCCGGCATTGTGCGCTTCCTGCAAAGCGGCACGGCGACCCTGGTGCAGTTCGACCGCGACGGCCCGGCGGGTGCCGACAGCGCTTATACGCTGATGACCCTGCAAAACGTGGTAGCTGGCAACCTGACGCCTGATAATCTCATCTACGCCAAGTCAGCTGCCGCCGCTTCCATCGCGCCGGTGGAACTGGTGGGACTGGTGAGTCAGGCGCCTGAGTACGTGCACGCCAGCTAA
- a CDS encoding calcium-binding protein — protein sequence MTIFPTAALARSAFAPAHRSAASIGQDVNVSAALAGPLDTATPTSGLTLTGTAGMDTLTGGALDDRIYGLGDTDHLFGEGGNDYIDGGAGSDVLSGGDGDDVLIGGEGVDWFNDEMGNDTLMGGSDNDFLYAKVGDNLLDGGDGKDFLSAGNGNDTLNGGEGDDEIHAGAAWVPFETTVHLNGGAGKDLIVMENNMIGKTVEISGGSGSDIFFFDYGRHFETNVINDFQTGIGGDQLNIAQVPSGPENPFGAGGYLRLVQSGNDTVLEYDPDGAAGTAGFHPLTTLRGIAATDLHAANFVNGNNPDGSESGRYVVGTDGDDYCDMSGWDDTVMGGLGNDNIKGRAGNDELNGGSGSDSIEGGDGDDDLFGADGDDVLTDDAGTNMLSGGNGNDWLASYLGDNVLDGGAGNDTLHGGYSNAQINGGNGNDSLFIDSHGDSGLFGGNGQDVLEIRLASGRVVASGGAGTTRSLSSATTKRAPSSTPVAVRESTPTNCAARTAAAR from the coding sequence ATGACGATTTTCCCTACCGCGGCACTGGCCCGCTCCGCGTTCGCACCGGCGCACCGCTCCGCCGCCAGTATCGGCCAGGATGTCAACGTAAGCGCCGCGCTGGCCGGCCCGCTCGACACCGCCACGCCCACTTCCGGCCTGACCCTGACCGGCACCGCCGGCATGGACACCCTGACCGGCGGCGCGCTCGACGACCGCATCTACGGACTGGGCGATACCGACCATTTGTTTGGTGAGGGTGGCAACGATTACATCGACGGCGGCGCCGGCTCCGATGTCCTGTCGGGCGGCGATGGCGACGACGTGCTGATCGGCGGCGAAGGCGTCGATTGGTTCAACGACGAGATGGGCAACGATACCCTGATGGGTGGCAGCGACAACGACTTTTTGTACGCCAAAGTGGGCGACAATCTGCTCGATGGTGGCGACGGCAAGGATTTCCTGTCCGCCGGCAACGGCAACGACACGCTTAACGGCGGCGAAGGTGACGACGAAATCCATGCAGGCGCTGCGTGGGTCCCGTTTGAAACAACGGTGCATCTCAATGGGGGTGCGGGTAAGGACCTGATCGTCATGGAAAACAATATGATCGGCAAAACCGTCGAGATATCGGGGGGCAGCGGCAGCGATATTTTCTTCTTTGATTACGGCAGGCACTTTGAAACCAACGTGATCAACGACTTTCAGACCGGCATCGGCGGCGATCAGTTGAACATCGCTCAGGTCCCGTCCGGGCCCGAAAACCCGTTCGGCGCCGGCGGTTACCTGCGCCTGGTTCAGAGCGGAAACGACACCGTGTTGGAGTACGACCCCGACGGCGCCGCCGGCACGGCGGGATTTCATCCGCTGACGACCCTGCGTGGCATCGCCGCGACCGATCTGCACGCAGCCAATTTTGTGAACGGAAACAATCCCGACGGCTCGGAAAGCGGACGGTATGTCGTGGGGACCGACGGCGATGATTATTGCGACATGAGCGGCTGGGACGATACGGTGATGGGCGGCCTCGGCAACGACAATATCAAAGGCCGCGCCGGCAACGATGAACTGAACGGCGGCAGCGGCAGCGACAGCATCGAGGGCGGCGACGGTGACGACGATCTGTTCGGCGCCGATGGCGACGACGTTCTGACGGACGACGCGGGGACCAACATGCTCTCGGGCGGCAACGGTAACGACTGGCTGGCGAGCTACCTTGGCGATAACGTCCTTGACGGCGGCGCCGGCAACGACACCCTGCACGGCGGCTACAGCAATGCCCAGATAAATGGCGGCAATGGCAACGATTCCCTGTTCATCGATTCGCACGGTGACAGCGGTCTGTTCGGCGGCAACGGGCAAGACGTTCTGGAGATCCGCCTCGCGTCCGGGCGCGTGGTGGCGTCGGGCGGGGCAGGGACGACACGATCATTATCCAGCGCGACTACGAAGCGAGCACCGTCGTCAACGCCAGTGGCGGTGCGGGAATCGACACCTACGAACTGCGCGGCACGAACCGCAGCGGCGAGGTGA
- a CDS encoding calcium-binding protein, whose translation MKNSLSSKLIPMHRSAAGVRKDADASTALAGSSAAAGPNAELTLTGTEGDDTLIGDVQDDRIDGLGGADLLSGLEGHDYLNGGDGNDTLLGGGGNDVLRGGEGDDLLDGGDGNDRLSDSSGNDTLDGGAGDDDLTVGAWFSMAGGKVSVSGGAGDDTIDFESGGPTKSVDAWGGSGSDIFYFAYTRHDESVVINDFHAGIGGDQLKFNESLSSSSNPFGVSGYLRLVQSGNDTLLQGDNDGAKGTAFTFHTLATLRGIVATSLDAANFVAGINPDGTEGGRFVIGTAHYDYLYGGGYGDTVMGGGGSDTIEGKEGNDVLHGESGNDYIDGGEGNDQLYGGEGRNYLFGGTGDDRIEGGSGEDTLVGAEGNDTINGGSGNDIIEDFGGDDQLSGGDGNDDIRGLYGADTLIGGNGNDNLFMIVGDCVLDGGAGDDTLDGGISDSLLNGGSGNDHLKIIVFGNSGLFGGSGNDVLDMLLANGRVVVSGGAGDDTFNLRDSGRNTSVTATGGDGVDTYAVSGSGPGGNITVKDFRAGTGGDRIDVTLMPNSGGPGNPLATGVLRYLQSGTSTVVQFDADGNAGPDTAYTLMTLQNVMAANLTADNLIYATAPALAAVVPVELVGVAPDYVHAG comes from the coding sequence ATGAAGAATTCCCTATCGTCAAAGCTTATTCCAATGCATCGCTCCGCCGCCGGCGTGCGCAAGGACGCCGATGCGAGCACCGCCCTTGCCGGCAGCAGCGCAGCGGCCGGCCCGAACGCCGAACTGACGCTGACCGGCACGGAGGGCGATGATACGCTGATCGGCGACGTCCAGGATGACCGCATCGACGGCCTTGGGGGCGCGGACCTGCTTTCCGGCCTGGAGGGCCATGATTACCTGAACGGCGGCGACGGCAACGACACCCTGTTGGGTGGCGGCGGCAACGATGTGCTCCGTGGTGGCGAAGGTGACGATCTGCTCGACGGTGGCGATGGCAACGACAGGCTTTCCGACAGCTCCGGCAACGATACGCTCGACGGCGGTGCCGGCGACGATGACCTCACTGTCGGCGCCTGGTTTTCCATGGCGGGTGGCAAGGTCAGCGTGTCTGGCGGTGCCGGCGACGATACGATCGATTTCGAATCGGGCGGGCCGACGAAAAGCGTGGACGCGTGGGGTGGAAGCGGTAGCGATATTTTTTACTTTGCTTATACCCGACACGACGAAAGCGTCGTGATCAACGATTTTCACGCCGGCATCGGCGGCGACCAGCTCAAGTTCAACGAGAGCCTCTCATCATCGTCCAACCCGTTTGGCGTCAGCGGCTACCTGCGGCTGGTCCAGAGCGGAAACGATACTTTATTACAGGGGGACAACGATGGCGCCAAAGGCACGGCCTTCACCTTCCATACCTTGGCAACACTGCGCGGCATAGTCGCCACCAGTCTCGATGCTGCCAATTTTGTAGCCGGAATCAATCCCGACGGGACGGAGGGCGGCCGTTTTGTCATCGGCACCGCACACTATGATTACCTCTACGGCGGCGGATATGGCGATACGGTCATGGGAGGCGGCGGGAGCGACACCATCGAGGGTAAAGAGGGCAACGACGTGCTCCATGGCGAGTCGGGCAACGATTACATCGACGGCGGCGAAGGCAACGACCAGCTATACGGCGGCGAGGGCAGGAATTATTTGTTCGGTGGAACGGGCGACGATCGCATCGAGGGCGGGAGCGGCGAAGACACCCTTGTTGGCGCGGAGGGCAACGACACCATCAACGGCGGCAGCGGGAACGACATCATCGAGGACTTCGGCGGCGATGACCAACTGAGCGGCGGCGATGGTAACGACGACATCCGTGGCCTTTATGGGGCCGACACGCTCATTGGGGGCAATGGCAACGACAATCTGTTCATGATAGTGGGCGACTGCGTGCTCGACGGCGGCGCCGGCGACGACACCCTCGATGGCGGGATCAGTGACAGCCTCCTCAATGGTGGCAGCGGCAATGACCACCTGAAAATTATTGTTTTTGGCAATAGCGGCCTGTTTGGCGGTAGCGGAAATGACGTGCTCGACATGCTGCTTGCAAACGGCCGTGTGGTGGTGTCGGGCGGGGCGGGCGACGACACCTTCAATCTCAGGGATTCTGGCCGAAACACCAGCGTGACCGCCACCGGCGGCGACGGTGTCGATACCTACGCAGTGAGCGGATCTGGCCCGGGCGGCAACATCACGGTCAAGGACTTCCGCGCAGGCACCGGTGGCGACCGCATCGATGTCACCTTGATGCCCAACTCAGGCGGACCTGGCAACCCGCTCGCCACGGGCGTACTGCGCTACCTGCAAAGCGGCACCTCCACCGTGGTGCAGTTCGACGCCGATGGCAATGCCGGGCCCGACACCGCCTACACGCTGATGACCCTGCAGAACGTGATGGCCGCCAACCTGACGGCTGACAATCTCATCTACGCCACGGCACCGGCCCTCGCTGCTGTGGTGCCAGTGGAACTGGTGGGCGTGGCGCCCGACTACGTGCACGCCGGCTAA